In Papaver somniferum cultivar HN1 chromosome 1, ASM357369v1, whole genome shotgun sequence, a genomic segment contains:
- the LOC113303624 gene encoding protein NRT1/ PTR FAMILY 6.4-like, which produces MVSAVSDVDGEDIGTVVDFRGRPFDKSSTGGWLAAGLILGSELAERICVVGISMNLVTYLVGDLHIPTAKSATIVTNFMGSLNLLALLAGFLADAKLGRYLTVAIFSTITAVGATLLTVATSIPSMRPPACDEVRRQHHECIQATGSQLALLYAALYVIALGGGGIKSNVSGFGSDQFDVRDPKERKAMFFFFNRFYFCISLGSLFAVTVLVYIQDNVGRAWGYGISAGAMAIAVLVLFGGTPVYRLRTPQGSPLTVIWRVFYLASRKRKLPYPAHPSLLNEYHTAKVSHTERLRCLDKAAIVDANDNGQLENGAYNSWVVSTVTQVEEVKMVLKLIPIWSTCILFWTVYSQMTTLSVEQATFTNRHIGSFVFPSGSVSVFLTLTILIFTSLNEKVIVPIARRFTHTTQGITSLQRIGIGLVFAIMAMVASAIVEKQRRIIAVRDQIQISVFWLVPQYFLVGAGEGFAYVGQLEFFIREAPERMKSMSTGLFLTTVAMGFYVSSLLVSLVDKITHKGWIRSNLNKAKLDYFFWMLAVLGVLNFLVFLVFAMKHQYKVEKHYDKTMEGDNENELKDWKNNGSVIEEFEKKEAVEGVF; this is translated from the exons ATG GTTTCAGCAGTATCCGACGTTGATGGTGAAGATATTGGAACAGTAGTGGACTTCCGAGGTCGACCTTTCGATAAATCTAGTACTGGTGGATGGCTTGCCGCAGGTCTTATCTTAG GTTCTGAACTTGCTGAGAGAATTTGCGTTGTTGGAATCTCGATGAATTTAGTGACATATTTAGTCGGAGATTTGCATATACCGACAGCAAAATCCGCAACAATTGTTACTAATTTCATGGGCAGTCTCAATCTTCTTGCACTTCTTGCTGGTTTCTTAGCTGATGCAAAGCTCGGCCGGTACTTGACAGTTGCGATATTTTCAACCATAACTGCTGTG GGAGCAACTTTGCTAACAGTAGCTACAAGCATCCCAAGTATGAGACCACCAGCTTGCGATGAGGTCAGAAGACAACACCACGAATGCATCCAAGCTACCGGGAGTCAGTTGGCGTTGCTATATGCTGCCTTATATGTAATTGCATTAGGTGGTGGTGGCATTAAATCAAACGTATCAGGTTTTGGGTCTGATCAATTTGATGTGAGAGATCCTAAAGAAAGAAAGgctatgtttttcttcttcaaccgattCTACTTCTGCATCAGTCTTGGATCTCTCTTTGCAGTGACAGTTTTAGTATATATACAAGATAACGTTGGGAGAGCGTGGGGGTATGGGATATCGGCTGGTGCCATGGCCATCGCCGTACTGGTACTGTTTGGTGGTACACCCGTTTATCGGTTAAGGACACCACAAGGAAGTCCACTTACTGTTATTTGGAGAGTGTTTTACTTGGCTTCTAGGAAGAGAAAACTGCCCTACCCTGCTCATCCTAGTCTCTTGAATGAGTATCATACCGCTAAAGTTTCTCATACGGAAAGACTAAG GTGCCTGGATAAGGCAGCCATCGTAGATGCTAACGATAACGGGCAGCTAGAAAATGGGGCATACAACTCATGGGTTGTCTCTACAGTGACACAAGTGGAAGAAGTAAAAATGGTATTGAAACTCATCCCAATTTGGTCGACATGTATACTCTTCTGGACAGTATATTCTCAAATGACAACTTTATCAGTTGAACAAGCAACTTTCACGAATAGACATATTGGTTCATTCGTTTTCCCATCAGGATCAGTTTCGGTGTTTCTCACTCTGACGATCTTAATTTTCACTTCCCTTAACGAGAAAGTCATTGTCCCGATTGCTAGAAGATTTACCCATACTACTCAAGGAATTACAAGTCTTCAGAGAATTGGAATAGGACTAGTTTTCGCGATCATGGCTATGGTAGCATCTGCAATTGTTGAAAAACAAAGAAGGATTATCGCTGTTCGAGACCAAATTCAGATAAGTGTGTTTTGGTTAGTGCCTCAGTACTTTCTAGTTGGAGCTGGAGAAGGGTTCGCTTATGTCGGACAGCTGGAGTTTTTTATAAGAGAAGCTCCAGAGAGAATGAAATCTATGAGTACAGGGCTATTCCTTACTACAGTGGCAATGGGGTTCTACGTTAGTAGTTTATTAGTGTCTTTGGTGGATAAGATCACCCACAAGGGTTGGATCAGAAGTAATCTAAACAAAGCGAAGTTAGACTACTTTTTCTGGATGCTTGCAGTATTGGGAGTTTTGAACTTTCTGGTATTTCTTGTGTTTGCAATGAAGCATCAATACAAAGTAGAAAAACATTATGATAAAACCATGGAGGGTGATAATGAGAATGAGCTTAAAGATTGGAAAAATAATGGGAGTGTTATAGAAGAGTTTGAGAAGAAAGAAGCTGTTGAAGGTGTGTTTTAG